GTCGTAGATGACGTGGTTGTTCCCCGGGACGTGCCAGGCTTCCAAGGTCTCATGGATGATGCGCTCGAAGTCGGCAACGTCGGCGGCGGGAATGCCGTCGGGGCGGGCTACCTGCAGGGCAGGTGCCACGGTGGAAAGCGTTGCCTTGAGGTCTTCGAGCTGCTCGATCTGAGCGTGCAGGGCAAGCTCGTTTTCAACCCGTGAGCGGGCGTTCAGCAGCTGGGTGGCATCCGTGTCGACGGGCTGCATTCGTTGATCGAGTGCGTGGAGCTCCGCAGCGTTGAGCGTGAGCTGTTCCTCACGGGCAGCCCGGGCCGACTCTATGTCGGCCGCTTGGTCTTCCAGGTCTTCGATCATGAGGAGCAGGTCGTTGAGCAGGTCGGTTGTCTTACGTGTCTCCGCAGCTACAGACGTTGCCAGCTGGGTGCTCTCGGCAACGTGGTGCTCCGGGTGCTGGTGTTGTGGCTCGGCACCGCAGAAGACGCATGCCCCGGCCTGGAAGTAGCCCAGGAGGGTGCCAGCTTCACCGACCATCTGGAGCCGGGCCAGGTCCGACTCGTACTGCTCCTTGAGTAGACCAAACCGCGCCAGCAGTTGCTGGACCTCGGCCGCCCGCTGCTGAGCCGCAAGGTCGATCTCCTCCAGGCCCCGGCGGTCGCGCAGGAGGCTGGTGCGGACCCCTGCAAGCTCGACGGCGGCGGCGGTCACCTCGCCAAGGGACGTCTGCAGGCGGTCGAGCCGCTCCCGCAGTTGCGACTGGTTCGCCTCCATCGTGAGCTTCTCGCGGCTCTCGTCGAGCAGGTGGTCGATGACAGCTATTTTGCCCTTGCCGAACTGCTTCTCCAGATTGCTGGGCGCGGCAGGACGTTCTGGCTCCTCCTGCCCGCTGAGGAGGAGTTTGAAGACCGACTTCTCCCTGGTCTCGTTCAGCGGATTCCGCGTGCCGAGTACCGGGGAGTGCTGGTCTGCCATACGTGTGTCGTTGACGACGGCCAGGCGCGCGAGGTCCCGAAAATTCAGCGGCAGCACGTTGCCGCGGCCGCTCTGGAGGATTCTCTGGCCGTCGATGCCCAGGACGGTCAGCAGATAGCGGGAGATGTTCTTCTTCGACTTGGCGTTGTGCTTGAACTTGAGAGTCTCGTCTGCCGGCTCCGATGGCACCTCTCGGAGTTCGTGGTTGAACACCTCGATGGTGTCACCGCCGATGGCCCGGGACAGGGTGAGACTGCGGCCGTCGCTCACTCGTAGGCCCAGGAGGATGCGGGTGTAGCCGTCGTCCTCCGGAATGGACTTGAGTTCGCTGGCGCCCAGCATGTAGTCCACGGCCTCTTCGACGTAGGACTTACCTGTGTCGGAGGCGCCATAGATGACCGTCAGGCCGGGACTGAACTCGACCGCAGCCGGGGGCTTCCCCATTCCGAGGAAGGTCAGGTGTACGAGGGTCAGCCTGATCACAGGTCGTCCTCTCCCAGGTCGCCGGGACTCACGTGGGTACGGCCAGACCAGCGCTGGGTGATCTGCTTCATGCCCTCGCGGACGTCCGTTCCTTCGTGCATATAGGTGCTGGTGAGCCAGTCGGCCCGTTCCATGAGCTGGCCGACGTACGGGGCCTTCAAGGCGCTGAGGAAGCTCGCTGCCTCGTCCGTGGCCCCGTACATGAAGCCGTCGTCGGTGGTCGTCATGTCGGCGAGGCCGGCGCGCAGTAGAACCCTGAGGCCTTGCTCGATGAGGTGGCGGCGCAGGCCGAGCTCGCCGGGGCCAGCGGGGAGGTCGGGGTGCAGGCTGGCGGGGCCGTGGTCGAGGTCGCCGCTGTGGAGCATGGCGTGGTCCAGGTAGACGAGCTGGGCGACGTCCAGGCGGCGCGGGAAGGTTTCCGACAGGAGGACCAGAGCGCGCATCCCGGCCTCCACGGGGCTGTTGAGGGGGGTCACGGGGTCTCCTCTTTGCACCAGGTCAGCCGGTCGTCGTTGGCCAGACGATGGCACATGCCCTTGAGGTCGATGACCTTCACGACGGGGGCGAGGATGTTCGCCGGGTTCGGCGTGTGGGCGACAGCCGCGTCGAGTACGGCTTCCAGCCGTGCGTAGCCGCTGGCGTGGTCGCGGTCTTCGATCTCGATCACGGCGTCGTACAGATCGGTCTCGATCGCGGTGTAGGTCGCTTCCGGGACGCTCTCCTGGGCGAAACGCCAGAGCGACTCGGCGTGGAAGAAGGCGGCACGCTGGCGAAAGAGGTGGCCGCTGACTTTCGCATGGTCGCGTGCCTGTTGAAGCGTTTCCAGGGCAATGCCGTGCTTCGCGTTGTAGGCATCCAGGAGCTTGCGGACGTAGACAGCCTCATGGGGTGCCTGGTCGGGTGGGGCCGGGTCGGCCGCTGGGCGCGCCTTGAGCGGTTGCGGGAAGCGTCTCACGTGGTGGGGCGTCACTGCGTGCAGGTCGAGAATCTCGTCCAGGTTCCTGGCTTCGAACATCGAGAAGTCCGTCGCCTGAGCCAGGTCCCCCACCGCGGTGCGCATCTCCGGGCTGAGCTTGGGCTTCTGCCCAAGCTTGGAGTCCTTGGCGTTCCAGGCCGTGAAGAACTCTTCCTTCAACTGGGGCGGGTTGAGCAGGAGTCGCTCCAGTCCCGTGCCGATCTTTGGCGCGACAAAGACATAGCGCGTGGGCAGCTCGTACGTGCCGAGGATCTTCGCGACGAAGATCTTGACCATCTCCGGGAAAGCGTCCGACTGCCCGATCGGCTTGAGGTAGTGCTTGCACTGATAGCAGTGCCACTCACCCGCTGTGCCTTGCTCGGAGAGGCAGGCTGCGACGTCCGCTCCGCGGTCGCCAGCCCCGCCCATCCGCTGCACCCGGATGTACGGACGACCGGCCCAGGTACCGAACTGGTGGACCCACTCGACGGTGAAGTCCTCCCAGTCGTCCTCGTCATAGATGTACTGCAGGTACACCTGAGGCGTGGGCAAGGGAGCGCTCTGGGTCGGCGGGGCAAGCACGACAACCTCTGGCGACTTGGGCTCCGGAAACCCCTCGAACACCGGCCGGGCTCCGTCTCTACCCGGCTCAAGCCTCCCAGCCACGCCCCACCCCCGGCCTTACTGCCACGCAAGATCACTCACCGTAGTGATATCACCCCGCATGGTCTATCAGGAAGCCCACAGCAGCCACGCCCCTTGGACTCGGTCGTGTCAGCCTGCGGCTGCGGCTGGCCCCCGCCGAACCGGGGCACGGCCTCCATGCCCGCGTCCAGGGCAGGCGCACGTAGCGGATCGGATGCCGGTAGACGACGCCGCGGTCGATGGAGATCTTGGAGCGAACCGAGTACGACGAGGCCCAGGCCGCGAAGCGGCTGCACACGACGGTCGTGGTGCTGCGCTGGGCGCGGCACGTGGGCGTGGTCCCGGATCCGGGCGTGCGCGGTTTCGCGTGGTCGCGGTCGGCTCTCGCCGTACGAGGCGGCGAACCGGATCGCGGCAACACTGGGTACGCCGAACGAGCCCGGCGAGCCGCCGACGGTGTCCTCCTACGCGGTTGAGCGCCTGATCGCGCTGGGTCTTCTGACCGAACTCAGTGCCCACCGGCGTTACAGCTGCCTCCACCCCGACCAGGTCGACCTGGTCGCCGCCCGGGAGGGCCTGGCCGCGCTGCTGGACCGTGAGGCGCCGCTCGGGCCGGAACAGGCCGCCGCCCGGCTCGCCCTTCTTGGCTCGATACCAGAATGACAGCACTGGGATGCCGGTCGCGTTCTGTCGTGACCCGCTCCTTCGGCTTGTCGCTGATGCTCACCCAGGGGCTCGTAGCCTGCGTCAGCCAGCGCTGTCTGGAGAATGCGAAACCTGGCCGGCAGGGGCAGGGCGACGTGGGAGAACTGACGCGACGGACTGCACGTGTCGGCCTGGTCGGCTGGCCGCTTCGAGAGGCGGACGTGGGACAGATAGAGCAGGGT
This portion of the Streptomyces sp. 2114.4 genome encodes:
- a CDS encoding ABC-three component system middle component 2, whose translation is MTPLNSPVEAGMRALVLLSETFPRRLDVAQLVYLDHAMLHSGDLDHGPASLHPDLPAGPGELGLRRHLIEQGLRVLLRAGLADMTTTDDGFMYGATDEAASFLSALKAPYVGQLMERADWLTSTYMHEGTDVREGMKQITQRWSGRTHVSPGDLGEDDL
- a CDS encoding ABC-three component system protein, which codes for MPTPQVYLQYIYDEDDWEDFTVEWVHQFGTWAGRPYIRVQRMGGAGDRGADVAACLSEQGTAGEWHCYQCKHYLKPIGQSDAFPEMVKIFVAKILGTYELPTRYVFVAPKIGTGLERLLLNPPQLKEEFFTAWNAKDSKLGQKPKLSPEMRTAVGDLAQATDFSMFEARNLDEILDLHAVTPHHVRRFPQPLKARPAADPAPPDQAPHEAVYVRKLLDAYNAKHGIALETLQQARDHAKVSGHLFRQRAAFFHAESLWRFAQESVPEATYTAIETDLYDAVIEIEDRDHASGYARLEAVLDAAVAHTPNPANILAPVVKVIDLKGMCHRLANDDRLTWCKEETP